The sequence acatcgTCTCACATCCTCTAAGAGCAGGCTCAGTCctggctggaaaaagaaaaaaagacgaGAACATAGGAGAACTCGTACTGATAGAAAACACAGCAATCCAGGCCCCATTCCACTTTGCTGGGCTTATTGTTTCTACTGACTTTTTTCATCCCACTGTCATCAGTTGCCCGGCTCCTTTCCGTCCTCCAATCTATTGTTATCATAACCTTGCCTACATTCATGTCCAGCATTTACATTGTTATAACTATGTAAATGTTGTTCGCAATTGAGCcatgaagtattttaaaagtacGTTTTCTTTCTTGTACAACTTGGGTACAATTGGAGTTAATAATTGTCTTGTGTTCTTTGGGCAGTATTTTCTAAGTTCCTATAACTGTCTTACCTCTGAGCTCACTGGCGAGAGTATGAATTTATTCTCACTATTTTCAAACTCATCATTTATTTGATCTGTTTCCAAAAAGAAGAACTTTTTGGAGACTCTCTTCTGAAGTCCCTCCCCccgcctcattcattcattcattcaagaaatatcggtgggtgccaggccctgcacTGGATACAGCAATGCCCATGACAGACAgaattcctgccctcaaggagtttacattGGATTTGAGGGGGTGGAAATAAgcataataaaaaatactattttagaaGATGGTAAGTTATATGGGAAAAAATTGAGTTTGGTAAGATGGATTGGGAGGGCGGGGGGGAATAACGAAATGATAAATAGAGGGGAGGAGATAGGCAGtcttcccacccctaccccacatTGAGAGGTGACATTTCAGCAGCTTTTAAAAGAGTGAGGATGTCTTGGGGCAGTGCATTCCAGGCAGCGGGAATAGTCAGGGCAAAGGCCTGAAATGCCAATATGGCTGATGTGTTCAGGCAACAGCTAGGAGATTGGGGGCTGCAGTGAGGACAGtgggagaagacagcagagaaacaGTGGGAAATGTGGGCCATTGTAGGGCTACATGAAGTGGATAATGCCATGCTGGTTGCTCAGTCCAGAAGAGCCCAaggggagaaacagagagaccaGTTAAGAGACCACAACAATCCAGGCAAGAGACAATGGCGGGTTGGAACAGAATGTTAGCAGTAGAGATGGTGgaaagtggtcagattctggatagaTTTTGAAGTTAGAATAAGATTTCCTAGTGAATTAAATATGAAGGGggacagggagagacagagagagagagagagagagagagagagatcaaggaGAACTCACTTCCTGCTCCAGTCTTGATGGGCAGCTGTCTAGGTCATCTGCAAGAGTGTCACCTGAGATCCCCCTTTATAACATCCTAGAGAGTCCTCTTCTCTTGGGTGGGCTTCCCTGTTTTCTAGTTAGAGCTCATCCTCTACCTCATTCTCTTCCTGAGAATGGGTGCATTGGAGGTAAGTCTTGAGATGTTGCAGGTCTTAAAATGGCCATATTCATTCTAGAATAAAGGCTGAGGATGGAATTCAAGATTGGGAACCATTTTACCTTGATCTTTTGAAGGCcttgttccattgtcttctggttgCCAATGTTGCATTTCGGAAGATACGTATCATTCtgattcttattcttttctaagtgactttttttcttctcttggaaaacctttggaattttctCTTTGTACCAATTGTTCTCAGTTTTCACAACAAGatgccttttaaaagaaaatccatatTGGTGGGTATTCAGTGGattctttaaaacaagaaatgtcATCTTCTTCAGTTCTAGAATGTCTGTCTTCTCAGTTTTGTCTATTCTCTCTTTCTAGAACTCCTATTCAGATATTGGGACTCCTTGACTGCTTCTATCTGAGCACTATCAGGGAGTTTCCTAGTTCAAATTCTCCAGGAGAAAACAGAATTTGTACAACCAGCTCGTCTGGCTGAGACGAAGCAGATTAGTCACGACTTGCCAACCAGCCGATGAATCCATTTCCCTTGCCTTCATTTGGTCTGATCAGCTTTGGTTCATGTGACACAGAGCTGCCGCTCCCGAGACTCCCATAAGCAGGAGGGTAGGCATTTGGCAACAGGTTTATTGCATTAAGATAGAGCTAATTGCAAATACTCTTTACTGTCAAATCTTATGTCAAGTAATGGATTCCGGGCTAGAAAAGtataggaaggaaggagggaaggaaagaaggaagaaaagcataaaTATATCAGAGGAAAACATGGGTGAATGTTTTTCAAACCAGGGTGTTGGAAAGGTCTTACTAAGACTTGACAATGAGAACAGAGACCATAGAGGAAAAGACTGAGAAATTTAACTATAGAAACATTGTAAACTTTTACGTTGAAAAAAATTccatgaaaatatagaaaaataactaGGGGAAAATTTGCAACCCTTGACAAGCAGTTAGTATCCTTAAGATATGAAGAGTGCTtacaaagaaataaggaaaattccACAGAAGAATTGACAGAGCCAAACACACATTTCATTGAAGAGGAAATATATATAGTCAATACAGATGTGAAAAGAAACTCAAcatcataataataaaagaaatgtaaaggaaaagCAACATTGTTATTGCTGCCAAAGCTTAAAATGGTTGATGATAGCATATTGTCAAAGAGGGAGACAGGCCCTCTGTTTAATATTGGTGAGACTGTAAATTGCTatatcatttttggaaaaataatttatatattccTTATATAAtacatcaaaacataaaatgtccAGATCTTCTTATTCAGCAATTACAGTTCTAGGAATTTGGGTTAAGAAATAATTACACAAGTGGGAAAAAAGCTGCACATAGATGATCAACACTGTGgtatttataaaagtgaaaaatgaaaatgatccaAATTGATATCAATTAAGAATTGATTGGGAAAAAGTCGGtacataaaaataagagaatCCTATATGGTCGTTAGAGGTGATGCTGTCAATCCATGTTTATTGGCATGGAAAGATATCTACAATACATGGTGGAGTGAACAAAAGTTTATAAGATACAGGTATAGAATGATCTTATTAATATATCTGGGTGAGTTTCAGTGAAGCTGTGTGTCTAGAATGTAAGTTTCATGAGGACAGGGCCTGTGTGTTCTTCACCGCTGTGTCTAGTACGTGGGATAGCACCTGGAACTTTGCAACCGCGcaataatgtttgttgaatgaatgaatgaaaaatgtttatgaaGTTATTCACCAGCAGTTCAACATGGTAGAGTGTTAGCAATTTTTTCTGTgctctttatattttctctacCATTTGAGTTGCCTTCaaaatgcttattttctttttaccaaaacagataagatatttaaaatgtgtggCAATGCCTCCCGCTGGTGAGAATGTGGCAGTCCCCAATGTTTCAATGGCTGGGTAAACTGCTTCAACTCTTTTGGGAAACCATTTCACATTAAATACCCCCAAATCTCAAAacattccttccttttctctattaATCCTGCATGAGAACTTATGCTAAGGCAAGAAATGCAAAATACGAAGCGACCTATGCATCCAAAGGTGTTTATCTCAGTTTTTATATTAGGAAAATAACAACCCTCGACCACCTAGAGGCATCTCCGAAGGAGGGAAGAATAAAAGTAAACTATGGTTAACCCCCTCGATGGAATTTCAAGGAACCGTTACCAATGCTGAAGGCTCTGTAGCAGCATGAACAAAAAGAGGCTGAAAATGCAGGCATGCAATGGTTTAAATTACGCACAAACAAAATGATGATGCCATTGTGGTAAGACCGTGGAATTCTGGGTGCTGTTTTCTCAGAATAGCAGAAAGAACGTTGGTTTTAGAACCGTGCACAGAGGTTTTTATTCAGGCATAACTACATAGCTGTTACATAACCTTGGTTGATCGTGTTCCCTaacctctttgtgtctcagttttcttatctacaaaatgggctAATAGTACTACCTCCTCGTATAAAGAGGattaaaatgagatgatgcaAAGAGTAAGGACTGGACAAATTGTGGTGGTTGTTTCTATGGTTGCTgttatttctgttgttattctaACATTTCAAATTTTCCAAAAGATTGCCAGCTCCTATCAATTACACACGGAACGAAAAGTAAAATAGCTAAAAGGGCGGAGGAAGAGGTTCGGGCATCGAACTTTGGACTTGGGCCCCATCCGCTCTGAGACTCGCGGGGTCGGGAGCGAGGGAAAGCAGCCGGCGACCACACGGGGGCGCCGGCGCTCCTGCCGAGCGAGGCGTTCCCGGAGGTGTCCAGCAGGGGACGCTGCTGACGGAGGTGGACCCGGGGCCGGAAGCCGGACGGGAGGCGGCCGGGCGCACTCGCCGACTCCTCCCACTTCCGCCACTGTTGCCGCTGGCGCTGTGGGTCCGTCCTGAGTTGCAGTCTTCCCGGGTCTTGTGCCCGCCGTCGCGATGCCGCTGGAGAACCTGGAGGAGGAGGGCCTGCCCAAGAACCCCGACCTGCGCATCGCGCAGCTACGCTTCCTGCTCAGCCTGCCGGAGCACCGCGGGGACGCGGCCGTGCGCGACGAGCTGATGGCCGCCGTCCGCGATAACAGTGAGCCCGCGAGCGCCGAGTCAGCGGCCTAGGCCCGGGCCGGCCCCGCGCCCCGGAGCCTACGGGGCTTTTCCCCGACGGGGCTCGGGAGCCCGGGGTGCCCAGCTGGCGGAGACCCTGATACCCGGCCCCGGTCCCCAGACCCTCGGGGCCTGCCTATTGTTGGAGGTGCCCTCGGGGCCCTCCAGCCTTGCCCTCGGAGTGGTCTGCATCCCTGTGGGCCGTTCTCGGAGGGCAGCTGGGGCGACAGTCCCCAGATATTTAGCCCTGTGCTGGGCGGGGAACAAAGACGCATGACTTACCGTCATTGGTGACGGGTCTTGGGGACTTAAGCTTTCCGTGGGGGCCGGGCCGGGGAAATTGGGGTCAGTCCTGTAGTCCCTGCTGGCCGTCAGTGGCGCTGGGCTGTGTGTGCTTGAACACGCTTGTCTGGGTACGTGTGTACAGACAGGCTTACCCTTTCCCTTGCGTGAAGATTCTTGGAACAGAAGCTATCAAGAGGCAGACCGAGGAccgccctccccccagccccaggagaGGTTGGCGGTGCCGGGATTGGCCCCGGTGCAAACCTCCTAGCTGCAGACGTTTAGGTTTTGCCAAGCCTTTGACTAGCTCTGTCCCATTCGTTCCTGTATTGGGTCGGAGACTGGTGGATGACCCAACTGTGTATGGGGGCAAGGGGTGGGTGGACACTGACTTCGGTGTACGAGGGACCTCCGCTCATAAGTCACATCCCTCTTTGGCTCTCAGATATGGCCCCGTATTACGAAGCCTTGTGCAAATCCCTTGACTGGCAGATGGACATGGACTTGCTAAATAAGATGAAGAAAGCAAATGAAGAAGAGTTGAAACGTTTGGACGAGGAGCTGGAAGATGCAGAAAAGAATCTGGGAGAGAGCGAAATCCGCGATGCCATGATGGCAAAGGCTGAGTACCTCTGCCGGATAGGTGACAAGGTGAGTGGAGACGGCTTCTCCTCTCTGTAGAGTCTAAAATGGGCACTGTTCCAGGTTAATAAtgtctcattttcaaaattaacttttaaaaaaagtagaaaggtaACATGTTTACCTAAACTAGTGAATCAGTGCAAGAACGACTAAAGAACAAGATAAGAGTCTAATAGTTACACGCTTTCTCTCACCTGCCTGCAAACAGCTGCCAGGTGTGTattcttccccatctctctccatGCCAATAAAAACATAAGTGCACATGCAGAGAGTTTTGTTTGCTTACTGCTTTTACATAATTGGGATCATTCTCAGTAGTCTCAATAGTTCACTTTTCTCGGGAAAAGTTGGGAAGCATTGGTTCtggtgcattttaaaaattactgtttatACAAGTGATAGTCTTCTTATAATAAACTAAAACGTTAGAGTTAATACTGAAGTTCTGTTTGAgctttctttattgtttattcaCTGCTTCCTCAGAGGTAAGTaacctttttaattcttttattgtatatttacaGGCTTTTATATGTACCTGTAGAAATTAGgtagaattgtttaaaaaaatttttttaagtaaatgggATCATAGTGTACTTATGTTGtcctgtttttttttcattcagcattaaATCTAAGAGAGCTTTCCATGTTAATGTACATAAATCTTGCTCTGTCTGGTTAACTGTTGGCTAATACTTCATCGTAGGGCTCTGCCGTAGTTTCTTTAGCTATTCAGCTATTGATGGGCATGTATGTCGTTTTCAGCTGTTTTACTATTGGAAACGTATTTGTATATGACTTCTTATGTATATATGCTAATGTTTCTCTGGAGtgtaatctgtaaaatgaaattgGTGGGACAATGACCAGTTTTTACCATAGTATGTGTGGCCAGTTCTTCTGCATAGCAGCCAACCTAATTTATACGCCACTGTGAGTACATGAGAGCGATAGCCACCAGTATGGCATCTTTTACATTTTGTAATTTGGTAGTTATGTAACAGTGGTGAAGAGGGTGGGCTTTGGATGTTCCTGATTGTAAGCAGTGCATCTTGAAGATGGTGGGATGACATGCTGtcaatataaagaaagaaaatagtgggGGCTCTTGGATGAGATTGCTGGGTTCTATTTCCAGTTTCAGTAATTATGATTTACtggaccctcagtttcctcatctgtaaagtagggataATGATAGTTTCTATTTAGTGAGGATTAAAGATAGGGGCAAAGAGCTTAGACTAGTCCCTGGCACAGAATGCCTAAGTGTTAAGTGATAGgagctgttattttttaaatttaaaacaagtttgtttttttattgtaaatttaaGGTTTGGtcacttaaaaaaattggaaaatgcagaacaatttaaaaatagctaataGTTTGTGTGTTTTTCTAGGTTGTCTgtgtggtttggtttggtttggttttaaagAGGGTGCATTATTACATGTGAATGAGAAACTTAAAGCTTTTGATGCAGGCTTCAACGAGGACGTGCTTGACTCAGCATGGGGGGGTGCAAATTGCTGATGGTCTAATATTCCATGTTTGTTACTAGCATTCCTCTAAAAAGAACTTTTTCCCCCTCCTGTTTACtctcttgtttttatattttatttaatattactaAATACTTAGTGGACTTAAGTTCTTTCTATTATTCACTGTGTTACCACTGATTATAGTTATTCCTTATTGTGGTCAGTTTGTTGGTGGAAGCTCCTGCAAATTGACCTTTTTGACATGATCTCATTGGTCTTCCTTGTTTTCTCATACAAGATGTCACAGGCTCAGCTGTTACTTTTACTCTCCAAACCTGGAATCATCCATTTCTCCTATGATCCCTGATTTCTTTTAGCCGGGGATAAGATTTAGAAAGCAAGATCTGAGTGTTGGGTCTGCCCATTACTGTCTTGCCAGTCCCTTTTATAGATTTATGAGGCATAACTAACAATTTCATCAAACAAAGCCAGACAATACTAAAAAGTATCAAGTGAAAAATGATATTATTCATGTTCATGTTTTTCAAGCAATAGAATCATTTTATTCCACAACGCTTTGAGATagaattgtatatttaaataGTTGTATTCTAATAGTCAGTGGCTAAGATAGTTTCCCTTACCCTTTAAGTGGTATGATTGATGATTTACagtaaagttattttaaagtattataattgttaaagggaaaaaatactgaATATATGTAACAAAGAATACTGGAACAATTGTGAATAAATCATTGAATATTCTTCTCATATTGTTTCTTAGAATGTAAGCATATGCTTAGGCATATCTGATgtcttttttatactttatacAAGTGGAGAGAATAGTATAACGATTCTGTGCAGTTAACACCCAGCTCAACAATTATCAGGCATGGTGTTCACGCACTTTGCCTTGCTGGCCTggggttggtgggttcagatcccaggcttggacctacacaccactcatcaagccatgctgtggcagcgtcccatatgcaaaatagaggaagactggcacagatgttagctcagagacggtcttcctcacacacacacaaaaattatcaaTTCATGGACACCTCATTTTATCTTTACTCCTACCTATTCCCCCCACGACTTTTTAAGGAAGTCCCAGGCAGCTGATAGCTTTCGAAACTTTTAACCTTTTCTCCCCTGTTGCCTTGGTTCTCTTAACAGGAGGGAGCTCTGACGGCCTTTCGCAAGACATACGATAAAACTGTGGCCCTGGGTCACCGACTGGATATTGTGTTCTATCTCCTTAGGATTGGCTTATTTTATATGGATAATGATCTCATCACCCGAAACACGGAAAAGGCCAAAAGGTACTTTTTAGCAGTGGGGCTCTATTCCCTCTAAATTACATTACTGCAAATAAGAAATTGATATAAGAAAtttgcctgttttcttttgtttacagCTAGTAAATATGGTCAAATAATTGATGTACTTATTTAGTAAAGCATTTTGTTTAAGTATTTCCTTTTGGCTCAAGTTGTTAGcagttattttctctttgaaaataacACAAGACTTGTAAAAAGTGGCATTATCTATTTCCAGATTCTGAccttactgttttttattttgtagctTAATAGAGGAAGGTGGAGACTGGGACAGGAGAAACCGCCTCAAAGTGTATCAGGGTCTTTATTGTGTGGCTATTCGTGATTTCAAACAGGCAGCTGAACTCTTCCTTGACACCGTTTCAACATTTACATCCTATGAACTCATGGATTATAAAACCTTTGTGACCTATACTGTCTATGTCAGCATGATTGCCTTAGAAAGACCAGATCTCAGGGAAAAGGTAATGACCGAATCTTTAATACTCATATTTAAAGATTATCTCATGCTTTTCTAActtaaatacacaaaaatcattAAAGcctccatttgtttgtttttttaattgttaggTTATTAAAGGAGCTGAGATTCTGGAAGTGTTGCACAGCCTTCCAGCAGTTCGGCAGTATCTGTTTTCACTCTATGAATGTCGTTACTCAGTTTTCTTCCAGTCGTTAGGTAAGTTTCGGCTGTCTCATTTTGATTATCTGTCTTCATCTTATTCCTGATCCTGGATGCAGATAACCTAGACGATTTTTCACATGTGGGAAGATATAGCATGCAGACAGCTGCGGGTCTTTGATTAGTGTGGCTGATCTGCCCATTTTTGTTTAGAGGGGGCTTAGCAGACTGGGACCTGTTTTTATATGGCCCAGGAGCTAAGACTGatgattacatttttaaaggattgtttaaaagaaaaaaacagcaaagaagAATAGGGCGTGGCTCTCAAAGCCTAAAAATccttactgtctggccctttgcTGAGGAAGTGTGCCAGCCCCTGCTTTAGAGTCTTCAGGGAGTACAGGTTTCCCTCACTATCCCAAAGTGCGGTTTACGTCACTTCACTTTTACGTAAGACCTACGTTAGTACCTGTTTGCGCTAACCGAAAGAAATCCGAAGAGGATTTTCACTTTTGTGAAAATAGCCTTCCGTGTTTGCTGCAAGCCCTTAAAGAGGCAGTGCACCCCAGCAGTGAGAGTGGCACCGTCCCGCTCCTTCCCTGGGAACTACACTCAGCATCAAACCACCATAGCTTTGAACAGTGTCTGTGAGCGTCTGTGCCTTATCTCCACTTATTTGGGTAGGTTATTCTTTGAGTCTGAGAATGCTCAAAGACTTTCCCCGtataaattaatggtaattgTTTCTTCGCTTTGCTTGTCCATTTCAGCTTATAAAAGGTTTCATAGGAACGCTCTACTTTTGGATAGTGGGGGAAACTTGTATAAGGCAGAAGTGAGCAAATGGTTAAAAGTATTGAGTTTTATGGTGAAAGATGTGAGAGAATTCTGAATCTCCTATTGGGTTGAGGTTGGTTGAGCCTTGAATTCAATAATGGTTATTCTCTATGCAATAGTTAAATCTTTGTGCTGATGTGCAAATCATTTTCAAGGGCTGTAGGTTGAGAAAATAATCTGTTGAAAACACTTGTGTTCCTCCAAAGATAGGTTACAGTGATCTTACCCAcacaaatttgctttttttccctcctagcCCCACTCCTTCCTGGCCATTTGGTTTCTTAGTGAGAACACGAATTACTAAGATGATAGGTAACCCAGGGTTCCTTCCCAAATGATTTTCCTAAAAGTTAGAGAACTTGGCATCGATATATTCTCTTGTTTATGCTGCAGAGTTCAGAAGGTATTTAGTTAAATAGGTAGCATTCACAAAAATTGGGAAGGAGGGCACTccaagtgatcatcattctgtttTTGGAGTGGGTTTTGTCCCGGTTGATGGAGTGCTTTCTCCATGCATGAACGCTAGGCTGCTTTGTGAGAATTCGTACTGCT is a genomic window of Equus asinus isolate D_3611 breed Donkey chromosome 21, EquAss-T2T_v2, whole genome shotgun sequence containing:
- the PSMD6 gene encoding 26S proteasome non-ATPase regulatory subunit 6 encodes the protein MPLENLEEEGLPKNPDLRIAQLRFLLSLPEHRGDAAVRDELMAAVRDNNMAPYYEALCKSLDWQMDMDLLNKMKKANEEELKRLDEELEDAEKNLGESEIRDAMMAKAEYLCRIGDKEGALTAFRKTYDKTVALGHRLDIVFYLLRIGLFYMDNDLITRNTEKAKSLIEEGGDWDRRNRLKVYQGLYCVAIRDFKQAAELFLDTVSTFTSYELMDYKTFVTYTVYVSMIALERPDLREKVIKGAEILEVLHSLPAVRQYLFSLYECRYSVFFQSLAVVEQEMKKDWLFAPHYRYYVREMRIHAYSQLLESYRSLTLGYMAEAFGVGVEFIDQELSRFIAAGRLHCKIDKVNEIVETNRPDSKNWQYQETIKKGDLLLNRVQKLSRVINM